Within the Legionella pneumophila subsp. pneumophila str. Philadelphia 1 genome, the region TTCAAAATGATGCCGTGTCACAATTAAATCTTGGTGTCATGTATCAAAAAGGTATGGGTACTCAGCAAAACGATAGGGAAGCAATCAAGTGGATTCATAAAGCAGCCGCACAAGGATTTCCAGAGGCTGAACGTAGTCTTGGCATCCTATATTCCACTGCTGAAAATGGGCAACAAAATTATGTCGAAGCTTTTAAATGGCTTCACAAGGCAGCTGAGAAAGAAGATGCCATAGCCCAATATAATCTTGCAGTTATGTATGTCACAGGCAAGGGGGTTCGGCAAAATGATACGGAAGCAGTTAAGTGGTTTCGTAAAGCAGGCAAACATGGCGATCTCATGGCTCAACGAACACTTGGATTAATGTACGCAACGGGGAGCAATGTTCAACAGGATGATTTTCAAGCGATGAAATGGTTTCGTCTGGCCGCGAAACAAGGAGATGCTGTGGCTCAATATAATATAGGTATGGGCTTTCTTAACGGCAAAGGGGTGATTCGAAATCACACAAAAGCTCTGAAATGGTTTCATTTAGCTGCTAGTCAAGGATTGCCCCAAGCTCAATATGTGCTTGCTGCACTTTATCATGATGGAGTGAGTCTTCCTCAAAATAGTATGGAAGCAATAAAGTGGCTCCGAAAGGCTGCTGCGCAAGGTCACTTGCAAGCTCAAGAGCGCCTGCAGGCTCTGGTTAGACAGGATTAGCTGTGAGGCGGTTCCTCTTTCATTATCATACGAGTTAGTATTTATCCCCCTATGCTGAAAATAACGATTTGATTATTTCAATGAGAAATTATTTAAACATAATAATATTTTCGTTCACGATTTTGTAATGCTTATTTAATTGTAA harbors:
- a CDS encoding tetratricopeptide repeat protein, with translation MRLRLVILVLAAIIIGVGSYSGIVNVIKEPIENVIIGYKSPSAWNNRGVDYVIGKRVAQNDSEAVKWFCKAAKQGEAMAQRNLGLMYAAGKGVPQDNGKAMQWFRKAALQNDAVSQLNLGVMYQKGMGTQQNDREAIKWIHKAAAQGFPEAERSLGILYSTAENGQQNYVEAFKWLHKAAEKEDAIAQYNLAVMYVTGKGVRQNDTEAVKWFRKAGKHGDLMAQRTLGLMYATGSNVQQDDFQAMKWFRLAAKQGDAVAQYNIGMGFLNGKGVIRNHTKALKWFHLAASQGLPQAQYVLAALYHDGVSLPQNSMEAIKWLRKAAAQGHLQAQERLQALVRQD